In Treponema denticola, one genomic interval encodes:
- a CDS encoding motility protein A, whose product MDIASFIGIFGGIAVVAFGAILGGSAGGLIHPASMFITIGGSYMCLFLTYPLSYTIGIFKVVARVFKVTDYGEKALVQRFVALSEKSRRAGLLALEEEIEDFEDPFMRSGLRNVVDGIDGEAIRSLMENELNQMEERHNTWISLVNAWATLAPGFGMLGTVIGLIGMLLNLDDKSALGPNMATALVTTFYGSLMQNWLLVPIATKLMYQNNMEVKSKEMIIEGVLGIQAGDNPRILAQRLVTYLTPSDRKSIEAEVLKD is encoded by the coding sequence GGAGGTATAGCGGTTGTTGCATTCGGTGCCATCCTCGGAGGTTCGGCCGGAGGACTTATTCACCCGGCTTCAATGTTCATTACAATTGGCGGCTCCTACATGTGTCTTTTTTTAACCTATCCTTTATCCTATACGATAGGAATCTTCAAGGTTGTTGCGAGAGTTTTTAAGGTAACCGATTACGGTGAAAAAGCTCTGGTTCAACGTTTTGTTGCATTATCCGAAAAAAGCCGCCGTGCAGGTCTTCTTGCCTTGGAAGAAGAAATTGAAGACTTTGAAGATCCCTTTATGCGCTCCGGTTTAAGGAACGTAGTTGACGGTATTGACGGAGAGGCTATCCGCTCCCTTATGGAAAATGAGCTTAATCAAATGGAAGAGCGCCATAACACATGGATATCCTTAGTAAACGCTTGGGCAACCCTCGCCCCCGGTTTTGGTATGTTGGGAACGGTTATAGGTCTTATCGGTATGTTGTTAAACTTGGATGATAAAAGTGCTCTTGGTCCTAACATGGCTACGGCTCTTGTTACAACCTTTTACGGTTCTCTTATGCAGAACTGGCTTTTAGTTCCTATAGCAACAAAGCTTATGTATCAAAACAATATGGAAGTTAAATCCAAAGAAATGATTATAGAAGGCGTACTTGGAATTCAAGCCGGAGATAACCCTCGAATCTTGGCTCAAAGGCTTGTTACATATTTGACGCCTTCCGATCGAAAATCTATTGAGGCGGAAGTATTAAAGGATTAA
- the motB gene encoding flagellar motor protein MotB → MARKKKHGASSAGSGWLTTYADMVTLMLCFFVMLFEPSEVDVTQLMALSASISGDPTGGGLSVSAGRLSDLGNTISSMPSMEKGKMLASALKKAVSLFAPEIKTNKIAVTSDERGIVISLASDVFFYPGSAELNIAESRDTLLNLAQFLSSQDLASHRFRVEGHTDSGVTDPDVWKSNWELSSARAINILHSLTDFGAQESRFSVAGYADTRPIFSNDTAEGRAYNRRVDIIILDDAHF, encoded by the coding sequence ATGGCAAGGAAAAAGAAACACGGTGCAAGCTCCGCGGGAAGCGGATGGCTTACCACTTATGCAGATATGGTTACACTCATGCTTTGCTTTTTCGTAATGCTTTTTGAGCCGTCTGAGGTCGATGTAACTCAGCTCATGGCTCTTTCCGCATCAATAAGCGGTGACCCGACAGGAGGCGGCCTTTCTGTTTCTGCAGGCAGGCTTTCAGACCTCGGAAACACAATAAGCTCCATGCCCTCAATGGAAAAAGGGAAGATGCTTGCAAGTGCCTTAAAAAAAGCTGTTTCACTTTTTGCTCCCGAAATCAAAACAAACAAAATCGCAGTTACAAGCGATGAGAGGGGGATAGTAATAAGCTTGGCATCGGACGTTTTCTTTTATCCCGGAAGTGCGGAGCTTAATATTGCCGAATCCAGAGATACGCTTTTAAACCTTGCTCAGTTTTTATCTTCACAAGATTTGGCTTCTCATAGATTTAGGGTTGAAGGGCATACCGATTCCGGTGTGACGGATCCGGATGTATGGAAAAGTAATTGGGAGCTTTCATCTGCAAGGGCAATAAATATTTTGCACAGCCTTACGGACTTCGGAGCTCAAGAATCCAGATTTTCCGTAGCAGGCTACGCAGACACCCGCCCTATCTTTTCAAATGATACGGCAGAAGGAAGAGCCTACAATAGGCGGGTCGATATAATTATTCTTGATGATGCACACTTTTAG
- a CDS encoding flagellar basal body-associated FliL family protein, with the protein MADNDLMDDDDIQENMTSSVDTKKRGAGLIPMLIKWVAIVLVALIFIVTVVVITMNIRDKKGSSHSISPVSEEYRETRDVLQWYQAIGILKVHTADRIPATVIVDVALGYTNNDKTTPQELSARKIEIIDFLRSYFKSKTTAELRQEEKIKIEIKHEINDNVLTKNKIKDVRFTQYDIVEQ; encoded by the coding sequence ATGGCTGATAATGACTTAATGGATGACGATGATATTCAGGAAAACATGACTTCATCAGTAGATACCAAAAAAAGAGGGGCCGGTCTTATACCGATGTTAATAAAATGGGTAGCAATTGTATTGGTCGCTTTAATATTCATTGTTACCGTTGTAGTTATTACTATGAATATAAGAGATAAAAAAGGTTCTTCTCATTCTATTTCACCGGTTTCCGAAGAGTACAGGGAAACAAGGGATGTTCTGCAATGGTATCAGGCAATCGGTATCCTAAAAGTACATACTGCAGACAGGATTCCCGCAACCGTGATAGTTGACGTTGCATTAGGCTATACAAATAATGATAAAACTACTCCTCAGGAGCTGTCTGCAAGAAAAATAGAAATAATAGACTTTCTACGCTCCTATTTTAAGAGCAAAACTACTGCGGAATTAAGACAGGAAGAAAAAATAAAGATTGAAATAAAACACGAAATAAACGATAATGTACTTACAAAAAATAAAATAAAGGATGTTCGCTTCACGCAATACGATATTGTTGAACAATAA
- the fliM gene encoding flagellar motor switch protein FliM: protein MTEVLSQDEIDQLLTAISSGDTDTEDFRAVNDTRKIKIYDFKRPDKFSKEQMRTVQMMHETFARLTTTSLSAQLRSMAHVHVATVEQLTYEEFIRSIPTPTTLAIINMDPLRASALLEIDPSVTFSIIDRLFGGKGQGAKVQRDLTEIESAVMEGVIVRILANMREAWTTVVDLRPRLGNIDTNPQFVQIVTPSEMVLLVTLETKVGEEEGMMNICLPYITLEPIISKLSTQFWFSSVRRASTGQYAAAIKDKLSSVEVDMVAEVGSLDVSIKDVLNLRAGDVVRLPNVRVGDPFKLTVGNRPKFFCQPGVKGKKLAVQILEKIEDISGDEFEELTSEGDELYE from the coding sequence ATGACAGAAGTTCTTTCGCAGGATGAAATAGATCAGCTTCTCACCGCAATAAGCTCAGGAGATACGGATACAGAGGACTTTCGAGCCGTTAACGACACTCGTAAAATAAAAATTTACGACTTTAAGCGTCCCGATAAATTCTCTAAGGAGCAGATGAGGACGGTACAGATGATGCATGAAACCTTTGCCCGTCTTACAACGACTTCTCTTTCCGCTCAGCTGCGAAGCATGGCTCATGTTCACGTAGCAACTGTAGAACAGCTTACGTATGAAGAATTTATAAGATCAATACCTACGCCGACTACCTTGGCGATTATAAACATGGACCCTTTAAGGGCCAGCGCTCTTTTGGAGATAGACCCCTCGGTTACCTTTTCAATTATAGACCGCTTATTCGGCGGCAAGGGGCAAGGGGCAAAGGTTCAGAGGGACTTGACCGAAATAGAAAGTGCGGTTATGGAAGGCGTTATAGTACGTATTCTCGCAAATATGAGGGAAGCTTGGACAACTGTAGTCGATTTACGTCCCCGTTTGGGAAATATAGATACCAACCCTCAGTTTGTTCAGATTGTAACCCCCTCTGAAATGGTGCTTTTGGTAACTTTGGAAACCAAGGTTGGAGAAGAAGAAGGTATGATGAATATCTGTCTTCCCTACATTACCCTTGAACCGATTATCTCAAAGTTATCGACACAGTTTTGGTTTTCTTCGGTTAGAAGGGCTTCTACGGGACAGTATGCGGCTGCAATTAAGGATAAACTTTCTTCGGTTGAAGTGGATATGGTTGCCGAGGTAGGCTCATTGGATGTTTCAATCAAAGATGTTCTTAATTTAAGGGCCGGAGATGTTGTGCGCTTACCCAATGTCAGAGTAGGAGACCCCTTTAAGCTGACTGTAGGGAATAGACCTAAGTTTTTCTGTCAGCCCGGTGTAAAGGGTAAAAAATTGGCAGTTCAGATTTTGGAAAAAATAGAAGATATTAGCGGTGATGAATTCGAAGAATTAACATCGGAAGGAGATGAGTTGTATGAGTGA
- the fliN gene encoding flagellar motor switch protein FliN → MSDGSISQDEIDALLSGVGGGGIAPAPAAGMGDDLTSFKKNALLQFVKENIPGLSSNLESMTGKTVEISEPIIEFSDRETFLKKVSEMVVATIVDFSGSMVGDHAFMMSPELAKKIVSLVNHEDNVEIDDMALSVISETVAQYVGTELSYLERSGLAGVTSLPSESSHVPKAMMRLPQRNFVSITYNIKIDNSVYQLWEILPEDVVDKIASAIAGPDPAAQGMGMDAGMQNMTGMQNAGAMQNGMMGGMQMGTIQNMGGSAQQMFGSGMPQGSPQQGGNMQAMGNMGMMPQMGMGANVQPVQFPPLQGFVSQEEQGNIGLIMDVYMEMTVELGRTKRMIKEILGMGEGHIIELDKLAGEPVDVLVNHKPIAKGEVVVIEESFGVRITEILSPAERITDM, encoded by the coding sequence ATGAGTGATGGTTCAATTTCTCAAGACGAAATAGATGCTTTGTTATCCGGAGTCGGCGGAGGAGGAATTGCTCCTGCTCCTGCGGCAGGTATGGGCGATGATTTGACAAGTTTTAAAAAGAATGCCTTACTTCAATTTGTAAAAGAAAATATTCCGGGGCTGTCTTCGAATTTGGAGTCAATGACCGGAAAAACGGTTGAAATTTCTGAGCCGATAATAGAATTTTCGGATAGAGAAACTTTCTTAAAAAAAGTTTCTGAAATGGTTGTCGCTACTATTGTAGACTTTTCCGGTTCTATGGTTGGCGACCATGCCTTTATGATGAGCCCTGAACTTGCAAAAAAAATAGTCAGTTTGGTCAATCATGAAGACAATGTAGAAATAGATGATATGGCTCTTTCCGTTATAAGTGAGACAGTTGCCCAATATGTAGGTACTGAGCTGAGTTATCTTGAACGTTCAGGTCTTGCCGGTGTTACTTCATTACCTTCAGAATCTTCACATGTTCCAAAGGCTATGATGAGATTACCCCAGCGTAACTTTGTAAGCATAACATATAATATAAAAATAGATAATTCTGTATACCAGTTATGGGAAATTCTTCCTGAAGATGTTGTGGATAAGATTGCATCTGCAATTGCAGGACCTGATCCTGCAGCTCAAGGGATGGGTATGGATGCAGGAATGCAGAATATGACAGGTATGCAAAATGCGGGAGCAATGCAAAACGGAATGATGGGTGGAATGCAAATGGGCACTATTCAGAATATGGGCGGCTCTGCACAGCAAATGTTCGGTTCCGGTATGCCCCAAGGATCGCCTCAGCAAGGAGGGAATATGCAAGCTATGGGCAATATGGGTATGATGCCTCAAATGGGAATGGGTGCTAATGTTCAGCCCGTTCAATTTCCGCCTCTTCAAGGTTTTGTAAGTCAAGAGGAGCAGGGTAATATCGGTCTTATCATGGATGTTTACATGGAAATGACCGTAGAATTAGGCCGAACAAAACGTATGATTAAAGAAATCCTCGGAATGGGAGAAGGCCATATTATTGAGCTTGATAAACTTGCCGGTGAACCTGTAGATGTTCTTGTAAACCATAAACCGATAGCTAAGGGCGAAGTTGTAGTTATAGAAGAAAGTTTCGGTGTGCGTATAACTGAAATTCTATCTCCGGCTGAGCGGATAACAGACATGTAA
- the fliO gene encoding flagellar biosynthetic protein FliO, which yields MRWGKKIFFNFFFLFVFFLFADNEGESKTDIPDESRILLDATRDQNTANPQDGAFQPNSGFDLSTAERTQSQVSSLLRILISLFVVCILAYVVLKFLKKSSNVFPANDPYLKTVASINLAQGKSVHVITLGEKAYIVGVSDSSINKIGEVEDKTLIDTMNFEAERRNSSPKQDFASMLASVFKNSKINKPQTIDTDFFAAQRERLSNAGRTPSTEEEE from the coding sequence ATGAGGTGGGGAAAAAAGATTTTTTTTAATTTTTTCTTTCTTTTTGTATTTTTTTTGTTTGCAGACAATGAGGGCGAATCTAAGACTGATATACCCGATGAGTCAAGGATTTTATTGGATGCAACAAGGGATCAAAATACGGCAAATCCTCAAGATGGTGCATTTCAACCTAATTCAGGATTTGATTTAAGTACTGCAGAAAGAACTCAATCTCAAGTATCAAGCCTTTTGAGAATTTTGATTTCTTTATTTGTGGTATGTATTTTAGCCTATGTTGTGTTAAAATTTTTAAAAAAATCTTCCAATGTTTTTCCTGCAAACGATCCGTATCTTAAAACTGTAGCATCAATCAATCTTGCACAAGGTAAAAGCGTGCATGTAATAACTCTTGGCGAAAAAGCATATATCGTCGGGGTCAGTGATTCTTCTATAAATAAGATAGGAGAAGTTGAAGATAAAACATTAATTGATACGATGAATTTTGAAGCAGAACGCCGAAATTCTTCTCCTAAACAAGATTTCGCTTCAATGCTTGCTTCGGTTTTTAAAAATTCAAAGATTAATAAGCCTCAAACAATTGATACGGATTTTTTTGCTGCACAAAGAGAAAGATTAAGCAATGCCGGCCGGACTCCGTCAACGGAGGAAGAGGAATGA
- the fliP gene encoding flagellar type III secretion system pore protein FliP (The bacterial flagellar biogenesis protein FliP forms a type III secretion system (T3SS)-type pore required for flagellar assembly.) yields MKRKVLIFVFFGMILFTPLAVFSQANNFPEGTTAGRTNADPNRQAGRIPFIDFSIREPSTSQEVAFSVQLLLFITLISLAPSILLLMTSFLRLSIVLDFVKRALSLQQVPPTQVLNGLAFFLTLFIMWPTFTQIYNNAYKPMSEGKIGIEEAYREAEKPIRLFMYKQMQKNPEHIRTFMSMAKLPKPSTLADVPTYVLIAAFILHELTIAFQIGIFLYLPFIIIDMIVASILMSMGMIMLPPIQISMPFKLILFVMVDGWGLLFGKLFESFL; encoded by the coding sequence ATGAAAAGAAAGGTCTTGATTTTTGTATTTTTTGGGATGATTCTTTTTACACCCTTGGCGGTTTTCTCGCAGGCAAATAATTTTCCTGAAGGAACTACAGCCGGAAGAACAAATGCCGATCCTAATAGGCAGGCAGGACGCATTCCTTTTATAGATTTTTCGATAAGAGAGCCTTCGACAAGTCAGGAGGTCGCTTTTTCTGTCCAATTATTGCTGTTTATAACCCTTATTTCTCTAGCTCCTAGTATTCTATTGTTGATGACGAGTTTTTTGCGTTTAAGTATCGTCTTAGACTTTGTAAAAAGAGCTCTATCTCTTCAGCAGGTTCCTCCAACTCAAGTTTTAAACGGACTGGCCTTTTTCTTGACCCTTTTTATAATGTGGCCTACCTTTACACAAATATATAATAATGCTTATAAACCTATGAGCGAAGGTAAAATAGGTATAGAAGAAGCTTATCGAGAGGCTGAAAAGCCGATTAGGCTCTTTATGTATAAGCAGATGCAAAAAAATCCTGAACATATCCGAACTTTTATGTCTATGGCAAAACTGCCGAAACCTAGTACCCTTGCAGATGTTCCGACCTATGTTCTTATTGCAGCTTTTATTCTGCATGAACTTACGATAGCTTTTCAGATAGGTATATTTTTATACCTGCCCTTTATCATAATAGATATGATTGTAGCTAGTATACTTATGTCGATGGGTATGATAATGCTGCCTCCTATTCAAATTTCCATGCCGTTTAAATTAATCCTTTTTGTTATGGTGGACGGCTGGGGACTTCTTTTCGGTAAATTATTTGAATCCTTTTTATAA
- a CDS encoding Ig-like domain-containing protein: protein MKKNVLFFVIMTCLFGSIYAGGSKDIDELEMTSKESWQQSIDISSKKAGKYNIIITATDIAGNEGYVGPFNMYIDPNSDLPVVRISNPRSEDIVSSNLNVVGTCVDDDAVDYVELSIDGGENIYRAKGKEFWSYFINTENFEEGAHTIEAWGVDVNGVKGKPAKSVFYLNRLLPQTEISNKAVGELVSGKITIEGKVQDGNGIERLLYSLDDGEHFEEVKLYYNKKTKQSDFYLKLDTYDIPDGPKVIWFKAVDKQGSVGIYTFFFFVDNTAPIVEFIYPDSTDALPPVFSFAGKVIDSAGLSSLSWQCNNEKGEFELVPGNNYWIKEFDVSKTGAKSAVIEITAKDIAGNIVRAKKTVTIDQSKGKPVLEMLNPVIDNRISGDLFIAGVVHDLYGASEIRYRIDKGEEKSISPSDAGFGVLESGISAGSHSLTIYAINKKGIAGDSITIKFTADGAAPSILFDNNDTVIPMYNAQSRGSTSVFVRASAGLKSLSAGFNGAEETEIPLKAGQTEYVIKPNVHAKSEPGLYTISVTATDMYERTTKQTLVVRVVNLSGGGGEEGFVWASGNITESNQILLTGEKPLSAVYQPKDGTEIASVEIIGNKNFEAEFEGSLIRLRAKVDGAYKGAGLKITDSEGNAYNSPLIDILSDISSPSISLDAAESPSFVRNSIILKGKVSDGAGIKSVEYILDGNSAPVKLAASFNEIINISNEPDGPILLTVKAIDMAGRESLAYRVFYKDSEAPETVMVLPANGDKVNGSIYSAFKVSDRFPGVKAEYKGAGRGAEWQSFEYSTLPHIVIGSAKEPLSKDMQFRFTDLAGNSKTFSNYNFEIDNSVDAPRVDLHLPAENEIILNDFEISGMVYDDDAPAKIYYKIDNGAYKSMDIKNSFSIPILLKDLTDNEHTITLYGEDIYGVTSEPVTRKIRVSLENPAVSVSSPVISDTVKDVAVISGTALDKNGIKQIEVSLDNGSTFNFATGKENWNYSVNTNVINDGSHVVFVRATDNYDQTSLFSTLINIDNTPPVLKLEYPLASSKLDANLFVSGHVYDNISLEGVTLKIKSLDGTAVPKKLAEIKLEKDIILAKDIDISSLPEGRYNLEISGVDKANNTNDVSINFDVYRKKDKNRIELLYPLNGETVRGEFNIYGRLILDKKVEEASLFIDGKEIEKAPVSKTGYVAFKLNSEKISQGKYNLELRANQPGRGVLSSNIHTINYETSGPWITIDNFAMGDFAIERPYLRGRAGYTVSEEEQNHVSSKEATSEDKRAFKEKKLKQIEISFDNGKTFIPINSKANWKYRLETEDLAQGNHFLLVRAIMENKEIAVCRTIVKIDKTIPNVTLISPGAGGRYNNSIEFSGLSSDDIELESVHALLRKGDKARYELPKFIQGLHFETAFWGASLWNVGMGLSFFDDNVKLQVHYGQFLQSQFNVIYGNQRIRYGGHIVSLKLLANVFEMPFGYYFGPDWKWLYMDVALGAEFSLFTDTQSGRPQVLSALLMQLEFPRVKFYKQKYFSSLSFFTEGQLWFIPTDVDSSNLSVIKSITPHISAGIRVDIF, encoded by the coding sequence ATGAAAAAAAATGTACTATTTTTTGTAATTATGACTTGCTTATTCGGAAGCATCTATGCCGGCGGATCAAAAGATATAGACGAACTGGAGATGACTTCAAAAGAGAGTTGGCAGCAATCGATTGATATTTCATCAAAAAAAGCGGGTAAGTACAATATTATAATAACGGCTACCGATATCGCAGGAAATGAAGGTTATGTAGGCCCTTTTAATATGTATATTGACCCTAATTCCGATCTTCCTGTTGTTAGGATAAGTAATCCGAGAAGTGAAGATATCGTTTCAAGTAATTTAAATGTGGTTGGAACATGTGTAGACGATGATGCCGTAGATTATGTCGAATTAAGTATTGACGGCGGAGAAAATATTTACAGAGCAAAGGGAAAAGAATTCTGGTCATATTTTATAAATACGGAAAATTTTGAAGAAGGTGCTCATACCATAGAAGCATGGGGCGTTGATGTTAACGGTGTAAAAGGAAAACCTGCAAAAAGCGTCTTCTATTTAAACCGGCTTCTTCCGCAAACAGAAATTTCCAATAAAGCTGTAGGTGAGCTCGTTTCAGGAAAAATAACTATCGAGGGAAAAGTCCAAGATGGAAACGGGATAGAAAGGCTTTTATACTCCTTAGATGACGGTGAGCATTTTGAAGAAGTTAAGCTTTACTACAATAAGAAAACAAAGCAATCTGATTTTTATTTAAAATTAGACACATACGATATACCGGATGGACCTAAGGTAATCTGGTTTAAGGCCGTAGATAAACAGGGTTCTGTGGGAATTTATACATTTTTCTTCTTTGTAGACAATACGGCTCCTATAGTTGAGTTTATATATCCCGATTCCACAGATGCATTGCCTCCCGTTTTTTCATTTGCAGGAAAGGTAATAGATTCTGCAGGGCTATCCTCTCTTTCATGGCAGTGTAATAATGAAAAAGGAGAATTTGAACTTGTCCCCGGAAATAATTATTGGATTAAGGAATTTGATGTAAGCAAGACCGGAGCAAAATCCGCAGTAATTGAAATTACGGCAAAAGACATTGCAGGAAATATTGTCCGCGCTAAAAAAACCGTTACGATAGATCAGTCTAAGGGCAAGCCTGTGCTTGAAATGCTTAATCCCGTAATTGATAATAGGATTAGCGGAGATTTGTTCATTGCAGGCGTAGTACATGACTTATATGGGGCTTCTGAAATAAGATATAGAATAGACAAAGGGGAAGAAAAATCGATCTCTCCCTCAGATGCAGGATTCGGAGTGCTTGAAAGCGGTATAAGTGCAGGTTCTCACAGTTTAACAATATATGCAATAAATAAAAAAGGAATTGCAGGAGACTCTATTACTATAAAATTTACGGCTGATGGAGCTGCTCCTTCAATCTTATTTGATAATAATGATACCGTTATACCCATGTACAATGCACAATCCAGAGGCTCAACATCGGTTTTTGTAAGAGCTTCTGCAGGTTTAAAATCTCTTTCAGCAGGCTTTAACGGAGCTGAAGAAACTGAAATCCCCTTGAAGGCAGGCCAGACTGAATATGTGATTAAGCCGAATGTACATGCAAAATCGGAGCCTGGGCTTTATACAATCTCAGTTACGGCTACGGATATGTATGAAAGGACTACAAAACAAACCTTGGTTGTAAGAGTTGTAAACCTTTCAGGCGGAGGCGGTGAAGAAGGTTTTGTTTGGGCAAGCGGTAACATAACTGAAAGCAATCAAATTCTTTTAACGGGTGAAAAACCCTTATCTGCTGTTTATCAGCCTAAGGATGGGACAGAGATAGCATCGGTAGAAATTATAGGCAATAAGAACTTTGAAGCCGAATTTGAAGGAAGTTTAATTAGATTAAGGGCAAAAGTTGATGGAGCCTATAAGGGTGCCGGGCTTAAAATTACCGATAGCGAAGGAAATGCCTATAATTCGCCTTTAATAGATATTCTTTCGGATATTTCTTCACCTTCAATTAGTCTTGACGCTGCTGAATCTCCTTCTTTTGTAAGAAATTCTATAATTTTAAAAGGAAAGGTTTCTGACGGTGCGGGAATTAAATCTGTAGAATACATCCTTGACGGTAATTCTGCACCCGTTAAACTCGCTGCTTCATTTAATGAGATCATAAATATCAGCAATGAGCCTGATGGACCTATTTTACTTACGGTAAAAGCCATAGATATGGCAGGAAGGGAAAGCTTGGCTTACAGGGTTTTTTATAAAGATAGTGAAGCCCCCGAAACGGTAATGGTATTGCCTGCAAATGGAGATAAGGTTAACGGTTCAATCTATTCTGCATTTAAGGTAAGCGACAGATTCCCCGGAGTAAAGGCCGAATACAAGGGTGCCGGAAGAGGTGCTGAATGGCAAAGTTTTGAATACAGTACCCTACCTCATATCGTTATAGGTTCGGCAAAAGAACCTTTAAGTAAGGATATGCAGTTTAGGTTTACGGACTTAGCCGGAAACTCCAAAACATTTAGCAATTATAATTTTGAAATAGATAATTCGGTTGATGCACCTAGGGTTGATCTTCATTTACCTGCTGAAAATGAAATAATTCTAAACGACTTTGAAATTTCGGGTATGGTATATGATGATGATGCACCTGCAAAAATTTACTACAAAATAGATAACGGGGCTTATAAATCTATGGATATAAAGAACAGCTTCTCGATTCCTATTTTGTTAAAAGACCTAACCGATAATGAGCATACGATTACGCTTTACGGAGAAGATATATACGGTGTTACAAGCGAGCCTGTTACACGAAAAATAAGGGTATCACTTGAAAACCCTGCTGTTAGTGTCAGTAGTCCTGTTATTTCGGATACAGTAAAAGATGTAGCTGTAATTTCCGGAACAGCTCTTGATAAAAACGGAATAAAGCAAATAGAGGTATCTTTGGATAACGGTTCGACTTTTAATTTTGCAACAGGAAAAGAAAATTGGAACTACAGCGTAAATACCAATGTTATAAATGACGGTTCTCATGTTGTATTTGTTAGGGCTACCGATAATTATGATCAGACTTCTTTGTTTTCTACATTGATAAATATAGATAATACACCTCCGGTATTAAAGCTTGAATATCCTTTGGCAAGCTCAAAGCTGGACGCAAATCTTTTTGTGTCAGGCCATGTTTATGATAATATTTCACTCGAGGGTGTTACGCTTAAAATTAAGAGCCTTGACGGAACTGCAGTGCCTAAAAAACTTGCAGAAATAAAGCTTGAAAAAGACATTATTCTTGCAAAAGATATAGATATCAGCTCTTTACCTGAAGGAAGATATAACTTGGAGATAAGCGGGGTTGATAAGGCTAACAATACTAATGATGTTTCGATAAATTTCGATGTTTACCGCAAAAAAGATAAAAATAGAATTGAACTATTATATCCTCTAAACGGAGAGACGGTGAGGGGCGAGTTTAATATTTATGGAAGATTAATCCTTGACAAAAAAGTTGAAGAAGCTTCTTTATTTATTGATGGAAAAGAAATTGAAAAAGCTCCCGTATCGAAAACAGGTTATGTAGCATTTAAGTTGAATTCCGAAAAGATCTCTCAAGGAAAGTATAACCTTGAGTTAAGAGCTAATCAGCCTGGAAGAGGTGTGCTCTCGTCAAATATACATACTATAAATTATGAAACATCAGGTCCTTGGATTACTATTGATAATTTTGCAATGGGTGACTTTGCGATTGAAAGACCCTACCTTAGAGGCCGTGCAGGTTACACCGTTTCTGAGGAAGAACAAAATCATGTTTCCTCAAAAGAAGCAACATCTGAGGATAAGAGGGCTTTTAAAGAAAAGAAACTTAAGCAAATAGAAATAAGCTTTGATAACGGAAAAACATTTATTCCCATTAATTCTAAGGCTAACTGGAAGTATAGGCTTGAAACTGAAGATTTGGCTCAAGGAAATCACTTCCTATTAGTAAGAGCTATTATGGAAAATAAGGAGATTGCAGTCTGCCGTACAATAGTTAAAATAGATAAGACGATTCCCAATGTAACCCTTATCTCACCCGGTGCAGGAGGCCGCTATAATAATTCGATTGAATTCAGCGGGTTATCCTCGGATGATATAGAGCTTGAAAGCGTTCATGCTCTTTTGAGAAAAGGTGATAAGGCAAGGTATGAATTACCAAAATTTATTCAAGGCTTACATTTTGAAACGGCTTTTTGGGGTGCATCTCTTTGGAATGTGGGTATGGGTTTGAGCTTCTTTGATGATAATGTAAAACTTCAAGTTCATTATGGACAGTTTTTACAAAGTCAATTTAATGTAATATACGGTAACCAGAGAATCAGATATGGCGGTCATATAGTTTCATTAAAGCTTTTGGCAAATGTATTTGAAATGCCCTTCGGTTATTATTTTGGACCCGATTGGAAATGGCTATACATGGATGTAGCTCTAGGTGCTGAGTTTTCTCTTTTTACAGACACACAGAGCGGAAGACCTCAAGTATTATCGGCCTTGCTTATGCAGCTTGAGTTTCCACGTGTAAAATTCTATAAGCAAAAGTACTTTAGTTCACTTTCGTTTTTTACTGAAGGACAGTTATGGTTTATACCTACGGATGTGGACTCAAGCAATTTATCTGTAATCAAGTCGATTACCCCCCACATCTCGGCCGGTATAAGAGTTGATATATTTTAG